The Molothrus aeneus isolate 106 chromosome 15, BPBGC_Maene_1.0, whole genome shotgun sequence genome includes a region encoding these proteins:
- the MED7 gene encoding mediator of RNA polymerase II transcription subunit 7 has protein sequence MGEPQQVSALPPPPMQYIKEYTDENIRKGLAPKPPPPVKDSYMMFGNQFQCDDLIIRPLESQGIERLHPMQFDHKKELRKLNMSILVNFLDLLDILIRSPGSIKREEKLEDLKLLFVHVHHLINEYRPHQARETLRVMMEVQKRQRLETAERFQKHLERVVEMIQNCLASLPDDLPHTEGGLRVSMEPMDADDGSGCAGQSEKQRERSGGKRDQVLDKDAAMCSIIDEMT, from the coding sequence ATGGGTGAACCTCAGCAAGTGAGCGCCCTTCCTCCGCCTCCAATGCAATATATCAAAGAATACACTGATGAAAATATCCGTAAAGGGCTGGCTCCAAAGCCACCTCCGCCTGTCAAGGACAGCTACATGATGTTTGGGAACCAGTTCCAGTGTGATGATCTGATCATTCGGCCCCTGGAGAGCCAGGGCATCGAACGGCTGCATCCGATGCAGTTTGATCACAAAAAGGAGTTAAGGAAACTTAACATGTCTATCCTGGTCAACTTCCTGGACCTCTTGGACATCTTGATAAGGAGTCCAGGGAGTATAAAACGAGAGGAGAAACTGGAAGACTTGAAACTGCTTTTTGTCCACGTGCATCACCTGATAAATGAGTACCGGCCTCACCAGGCCAGGGAGACGCTGAGGGTGATGATGGAGGTGCAGAAACGGCAGCGCCTGGAGACGGCCGAGCGCTTCCAGAAGCACCTGGAGAGAGTGGTGGAGATGATCCAGAACTGCCTGGCTTCCCTGCCTGATGATCTGCCTCACACAGAGGGGGGACTGAGGGTCAGCATGGAGCCCATGGATGCTGATGATGGCAGCGGCTGCGCTGGGCAGAGCGAAAAGCAGAGGGAGCGTTCCGGTGGCAAGAGAGATCAGGTTTTGGACAAGGATGCAGCAATGTGCAGCATTATTGATGAAATGACATGA